A genomic window from Arthrobacter sp. FW305-BF8 includes:
- a CDS encoding IclR family transcriptional regulator gives MNSTESKPAASMIERVSLILDVFSPEEPVLTGGEIARRAGLSRATAARILSELAKHDFVDRVQSGYQIGIRCFELGQMAQQPKDLRRLALATMFDLRRATGLTVQLGVLEGNDVVYIEILRGQYRDLTIPSRVGGRVPCYATAGGKALLAHAPDQLVEDLLNGELEKIGPNTITDPQELRAELDLARREGIAYEREESHAGLACAASPILRGDTTAVAAISITAPVGVVEMRLVGPAVHAATLGLNRQMRAVPHWAKL, from the coding sequence GTGAATTCCACTGAGTCGAAGCCCGCTGCCAGCATGATTGAGCGGGTTTCACTGATCCTTGACGTGTTCAGTCCTGAAGAGCCAGTCCTGACGGGAGGGGAGATCGCGCGCAGGGCCGGACTTTCCCGGGCGACGGCGGCGCGGATACTCTCAGAACTCGCCAAGCACGATTTCGTCGACCGGGTTCAGTCCGGATACCAGATAGGTATCCGGTGTTTTGAATTGGGGCAAATGGCGCAGCAGCCAAAGGATCTTCGGCGCCTGGCTCTGGCAACGATGTTCGACCTCCGGCGGGCTACGGGCTTGACTGTTCAGCTGGGCGTTCTCGAAGGTAATGACGTCGTCTATATCGAGATTTTGCGCGGCCAGTATCGGGACTTGACAATCCCATCACGGGTAGGTGGACGTGTACCGTGCTATGCGACTGCTGGTGGGAAGGCCCTGCTTGCACACGCTCCTGACCAGTTGGTCGAGGATCTTCTGAACGGCGAGTTGGAGAAGATCGGACCCAACACTATTACCGATCCCCAGGAGCTCCGCGCCGAACTGGACCTGGCCCGACGTGAGGGTATTGCCTATGAGCGGGAAGAATCCCATGCTGGCCTGGCGTGCGCGGCGAGTCCCATTCTGCGGGGTGATACTACTGCTGTGGCGGCCATTTCCATCACTGCCCCGGTGGGGGTGGTGGAGATGAGACTGGTTGGTCCCGCTGTCCATGCAGCGACACTGGGACTAAACCGCCAGATGCGGGCAGTTCCGCATTGGGCCAAACTATAG
- a CDS encoding FadR/GntR family transcriptional regulator, producing the protein MNWVTGELSSGRLRIGDHLPSERALSETLQVSRSSLREALKVLEALGTIQAATGSGPRSGTVVTAAPEQALALALNLQLATSHVEHSHVYEVRLLLETWAAEHSDPGRGDWNSAERLLGLMDDPSAPVGDFLHLDAEFHVTLSRAAGNPLISTLMDALRTSIADHTLARAQALPDWEATAGRLRSEHYAIVDALRSGERAAAAELLRRHIRGYYMETAD; encoded by the coding sequence ATGAACTGGGTGACCGGAGAGCTCTCGAGCGGTCGTTTACGGATTGGTGACCACCTCCCTAGTGAACGGGCTCTCTCTGAAACGTTGCAAGTCTCGCGAAGCTCGCTCCGCGAGGCGTTGAAGGTTCTTGAGGCGCTCGGAACGATTCAGGCAGCCACCGGTTCCGGGCCGCGCTCGGGTACCGTCGTGACCGCAGCCCCGGAGCAGGCGTTGGCACTGGCGCTCAACCTCCAGCTGGCGACGAGTCACGTCGAGCATTCACATGTGTACGAGGTGCGTCTGCTGCTTGAGACCTGGGCGGCCGAGCACTCGGATCCCGGCCGAGGGGATTGGAACTCTGCGGAGAGGCTGCTGGGGCTCATGGACGACCCCAGTGCCCCTGTCGGTGATTTCCTTCATCTGGACGCCGAATTCCACGTGACGCTTTCCCGCGCCGCTGGAAATCCCCTTATCAGTACGCTCATGGATGCCCTCCGGACTTCCATTGCCGATCACACCCTGGCCCGCGCCCAGGCACTTCCCGACTGGGAGGCGACCGCGGGGCGCCTGCGTTCCGAACATTATGCAATTGTTGATGCCCTTCGCAGCGGTGAACGTGCCGCAGCGGCCGAGCTCCTGCGCCGGCATATTCGGGGGTACTACATGGAGACAGCGGATTAG
- a CDS encoding MFS transporter, with protein sequence MTDTTSPEKTKSEEKLNYRVLLGSLSGSVIEWFDFLVYGTVAALVFNKLFFPSDNAFVSTLLAYISFSLTFFFRPLGGIIFSHIGDRIGRKKTLFITLMLMGGGTVAIGLLPDYNTIGVAAPILLILCRILQGLGIGGEWGGALLLAYEYAPKNRRGLYGAVPQMGISLGMLLAAGVVGLLTLLPDGQFFVWGWRLPFIASVVLVLVGLWIRNGLDETPEFKRVRETGAQLRLPIKEVVTKHWGAVLVSIGAKASETGPFYIFGTYVIAYATNVLGARGNVVLLAVAAAALVATIWMPVFGRISDNVPRAALYRWSAAATLIMVVPYYLVLNTGATWALFVATIVGFGLLWGSVNAILGTLIAENFAPEVRYTGASLGYQLGAAIFGGTAPIIAAWLFEISGGQWWPIAAYVAGCAAISIVASFFIKQVAHREGPNTAGHAAPLDHPVLSKGQ encoded by the coding sequence TTGACGGACACTACATCCCCTGAAAAGACAAAGAGCGAAGAAAAGCTGAACTATCGCGTGCTGCTCGGCAGCCTCAGCGGCAGCGTCATTGAATGGTTCGACTTCCTCGTATACGGCACCGTTGCCGCCCTGGTCTTCAATAAGCTCTTCTTTCCCAGCGACAACGCGTTCGTGTCGACTTTGCTCGCCTACATCTCGTTCTCGCTCACCTTCTTCTTCCGTCCCCTGGGCGGTATCATCTTCTCCCACATAGGCGACCGGATCGGCCGAAAGAAGACTCTCTTCATCACCCTCATGCTTATGGGAGGCGGAACGGTCGCCATTGGGCTGCTGCCCGACTACAACACAATCGGCGTAGCCGCCCCCATCCTGCTCATCCTGTGCCGCATCCTTCAAGGTCTCGGCATCGGCGGCGAATGGGGCGGGGCCCTCCTGCTCGCTTACGAGTACGCGCCCAAGAACCGCCGTGGCCTCTATGGTGCGGTGCCGCAAATGGGTATCAGCCTGGGCATGCTGCTCGCTGCCGGCGTTGTCGGCCTTCTGACCCTCCTTCCCGACGGCCAGTTCTTCGTCTGGGGCTGGCGCCTTCCGTTCATAGCCAGCGTTGTGCTCGTCCTCGTCGGCCTCTGGATTCGGAACGGCCTGGACGAGACCCCGGAGTTCAAGCGTGTCCGGGAGACGGGCGCCCAGCTGCGCCTGCCCATCAAGGAAGTTGTCACCAAGCACTGGGGTGCCGTGCTCGTGTCGATCGGCGCGAAGGCCTCGGAGACCGGCCCCTTCTACATCTTCGGCACCTACGTCATCGCCTACGCCACCAACGTCCTAGGAGCACGCGGGAACGTCGTTCTTCTCGCAGTTGCCGCAGCCGCGCTCGTGGCAACAATATGGATGCCCGTCTTCGGCAGGATCTCCGACAACGTTCCGCGCGCAGCGCTGTACCGCTGGTCGGCCGCCGCGACGCTCATCATGGTCGTGCCTTACTACCTCGTGCTCAATACCGGTGCCACCTGGGCGCTGTTCGTCGCCACCATCGTCGGCTTCGGCCTTCTGTGGGGCAGCGTCAACGCGATCCTAGGCACCCTGATAGCAGAGAATTTCGCCCCCGAGGTCCGCTACACCGGCGCTTCACTCGGTTACCAGCTGGGTGCGGCGATATTTGGTGGCACCGCACCGATCATCGCCGCCTGGCTTTTCGAAATCAGCGGCGGACAATGGTGGCCCATCGCTGCCTACGTCGCCGGGTGCGCAGCAATCTCAATCGTGGCCTCCTTCTTCATCAAGCAGGTAGCACACCGTGAAGGCCCGAACACAGCCGGGCACGCCGCACCTTTGGACCACCCGGTTCTCAGCAAAGGCCAGTAG
- the istB gene encoding IS21-like element helper ATPase IstB: protein MSITTANSTAPALPADLEALMRQLKMPHARAIAPDVLATARAQRWEPAEVIKALLAEETKGRARSMLATRRKAAGFPTGKTFALWDEAASSIPAPTQQALRTLEWIHRKENLVVCGPSGTGKTFFLEALGQQAVEEGMRVAWFTLEDLGALIRSHRADDTVTRAVARILRADLVVVDDIGLLAVATDAAEGLYRVVDAAYEKRAVAVSSNLHPAGFDELMPKTLATATVDRLLHHAHVCQTTGDSIRLTQALAGKGVMPLN from the coding sequence ATGAGCATCACGACCGCGAACAGCACCGCACCGGCTCTGCCCGCCGACCTCGAGGCACTCATGCGGCAACTGAAAATGCCCCACGCCCGCGCCATCGCCCCGGACGTGTTGGCCACCGCCCGCGCTCAGCGCTGGGAACCGGCCGAGGTCATCAAAGCACTGCTCGCGGAGGAGACCAAGGGCCGGGCCCGGTCGATGCTCGCCACCCGCCGCAAGGCTGCAGGGTTCCCGACCGGCAAGACGTTCGCCCTCTGGGACGAAGCCGCGTCCTCGATCCCGGCACCGACCCAACAGGCCCTGCGCACCCTGGAATGGATCCACCGGAAAGAAAACCTCGTCGTCTGCGGCCCCTCCGGGACCGGAAAGACATTCTTCCTCGAAGCCCTCGGCCAGCAGGCCGTCGAAGAAGGGATGCGCGTCGCCTGGTTCACCCTTGAGGACCTCGGCGCCCTGATCCGTTCGCACCGGGCCGACGACACCGTCACCCGGGCCGTGGCTAGGATCCTGCGCGCAGATCTCGTGGTCGTGGATGACATCGGCCTCCTCGCCGTGGCCACCGACGCCGCCGAAGGCCTCTACCGGGTCGTCGACGCAGCCTATGAAAAACGGGCCGTCGCGGTCTCCTCGAACCTTCACCCCGCAGGCTTCGACGAGCTCATGCCCAAAACCCTGGCCACCGCGACTGTGGACCGGCTCCTGCACCACGCCCACGTCTGCCAAACCACCGGCGACTCCATCCGCCTCACCCAGGCCCTGGCCGGAAAGGGCGTCATGCCACTGAACTAA